One window from the genome of Gadus morhua chromosome 16, gadMor3.0, whole genome shotgun sequence encodes:
- the LOC115561249 gene encoding RNA-binding protein Nova-1 has protein sequence MPQSSQKSEPVSILQPQTTVNPDRIKQAKLIVPNSTAGLIIGKGGATVKAVMEQSGAWVQLSQKPEGINLQERVVTISGEPEQNRKAVEIIVQKIQEDPQSSSCLNISYSNISGPVANSNPTGSPYANSAEVMPSAAAAAAATASSLLGQASLTGMGTFPTAMSSFSGNDLLAITSALNTLASYGYNTNSLGLGLNPAAATGVLAAVAANANPAAAAAANLLASYANDASGGGGHPGALGGFSLGSLAAATGATNGYLSAASPLTVSSLMAQEKLGEGAKEVVEIAVPENLVGAILGKGGKTLVEYQELTGARIQISKKGEFIPGTRNRKVTITGSQAATQAAQYLISQRITYEQGVRATNPQKVG, from the coding sequence GCCAAGCTCATCGTCCCCAACAGCACGGCGGGGCTGATCATCGGCAAGGGCGGGGCCACGGTGAAGGCGGTGATGGAGCAGTCGGGCGCGTGGGTGCAGCTCTCCCAGAAGCCCGAGGGCATCAACCTGCAGGAGCGCGTGGTCACCATCAGCGGCGAGCCCGAGCAGAACCGCAAGGCGGTGGAGATCATCGTGCAGAAGATCCAGGAGGACCCCCAGAGCTCGTCCTGCCTCAACATCTCCTACTCCAACATCTCCGGCCCCGTGGCCAACTCCAACCCCACCGGCTCCCCGTACGCCAACTCGGCCGAGGTCAtgccctccgccgccgccgccgccgccgccaccgcctcctcccTGCTGGGCCAGGCCAGCCTGACGGGAATGGGCACCTTCCCCACGGCCATGTCCAGCTTCTCGGGCAACGACCTGCTGGCCATCACCTCCGCCCTCAACACCCTGGCCAGCTACGGCTACAACACCAACTCCCTGGGGCTGGGGCTCaaccccgccgccgccaccggagTGCTCGCCGCCGTGGCCGCCAACGCTAacccagccgccgccgccgccgctaacTTGTTAGCGTCCTACGCCAACGACGCCTCCGGCGGTGGGGGCCATCCCGGGGCCCTCGGAGGCTTCTCCCTGGGGTCCCTGGCCGCCGCCACCGGCGCGACCAACGGCTACCTGAGCGCGGCGTCGCCGCTGACGGTGTCCTCGCTCATGGCTCAGGAGAAGCTAGGGGAAGGCGccaaggaggtggtggagatcgCCGTACCGGAGAACCTGGTGGGAGCCATCCTGGGGAAGGGCGGGAAGACGCTAGTGGAGTACCAGGAGCTGACCGGCGCCCGCATCCAGATCTCCAAGAAGGGCGAGTTCATCCCCGGCACGCGCAACAGGAAGGTGACCATCACGGGCTCCCAGGCCGCCACCCAGGCAGCGCAGTACCTGATCAGCCAGCGAATCACCTACGAGCAGGGGGTACGCGCCACCAACCCACAGAAGGTGGGCTAA